A section of the Triticum dicoccoides isolate Atlit2015 ecotype Zavitan chromosome 7A, WEW_v2.0, whole genome shotgun sequence genome encodes:
- the LOC119331651 gene encoding uncharacterized protein LOC119331651 isoform X4, with protein MAMACRGGLAAAGDTGSPGARLAAAGEEEAGAGKVKLLCSYGGRIAPRSGDGALRYVGGQMRLISVPRAASFGDLVRKVEAVDESAAAGPAGGGGMLVKYQLPGEDLDSLVSVSCAEDYDNMLEEYEKLAAAAPDGSAKLRVFLFPASGAEPSASGSGSHLPAAAAVDEAGQRYIDAINCVSADAVRRRESVASGGSSEASEPAGLAEGMSPRAVPPPSVPPEYLYSAGSHTNHATSPFPQSLGFCAVAASAPAMGIPAHNPVLLRPEPQPLQPHQVASYAPPHQPAPVASYAQHQQPAQQVASYAPPLQPQVASSYAPPPPQPQVASYAPPQQLPQVTAYTSQMPQSYIEPQQIQYVNAQQFGLHGVSQSANLMHAHMSQYVPSTLGTNSMATTGAQIGALRPVSAGTERVLENLHFSRPMQTPVDPNCRVLQPLSELPPLPHTTLQASDAQRYGVQTVLTSTASSPVITSSRAFPVVVSSATVPTLSIHQENATKQQVPAAIPVSPANCIAEPRAESTAGMAQFDPKLSARHPAVQAAPSQDAGTLVQPTMVTVPVSSIPTSNGVFVGQPPHTLAEDFLMYQRQQQHPYSMQTTQVLANGVSSNPQGIDAFKNSNHPVAEPIGEYAHDVPHDYVRAIDARMQGIQLGPIAPPESIVQGNSAIPHGAVGDGIVEKPPVIIDGSPIYKSQAGGYHMGTSNAFPVPSFILEDNVVRHTEQPPPSRNVGANNVYPEIVQQPSMLLKNNLGLPIEHPVPSERFLLRPAYSGVQSPAGPPAHHPGEMLNGMVSAPYNVSSQVVLQAAASTDCVEATHEPAYTESLFSNQDPWKAIGNASAVPPTSNMLAKEHVLSGDPYVDGHIPAITSSNAAMLLEEGNLPLIHDPTFKDIYPEPAQISKGYGEEIVKRQLQAVAEGVAASVLQSPFPEKPTEFSGDHKDLPGDVVDPKNEDAPSKQSDKTSQGVPVLDDIDNLQIIKNSDLEELRELGSGTFGTVYHGKWRGSDVAIKRISDRCFVGKPSEEQRMKTDFWNEACKLSSLHHPNVVAFYGVVLDGPGGSVATVTEYMANGSLRQALQRHENRIFDRRRRLLIVMDVAFGMEYLHGRNIVHFDLKSDNLLVNLRDPQRPICKVGDLGLSKVKCQTLISGGVRGTLPWMAPELLNGSSNLVSEKVDVFSFGIVMWELLTGEEPYADLHYGAIIGGIVNNTLRPLVPESCDPQWRSLMEQCWLAEPMERPSFTEVVKRLRAMATSPTKAPPQK; from the exons ATGGCGATGGCGTGCAGGGGCGGCCTGGCGGCGGCGGGGGACACGGGGAGCCCGGGCGCGCGtctggcggcggcgggggaggaggaggcgggggcGGGGAAGGTGAAGCTGCTGTGCAGCTACGGGGGGCGGATCGCGCCGAGGTCGGGGGACGGGGCGCTGCGCTACGTGGGCGGCCAGATGCGCCTCATCTCCGTGCCCCGCGCCGCCTCCTTCGGGGACCTCGTGCGCAAGGTCGAGGCCGTCGAcgagtccgccgccgccggacccgccggCGGCGGGGGGATGCTCGTCAAGTACCAGCTCCCCGGGGAGGACCTGGACTCGCTCGTCTCGGTGTCCTGCGCCGAGGACTACGACAACATGCTGGAGGAGTACGAGAAGCtggccgccgccgcgcccgacGGCTCCGCCAAGCTGCGGGTCTTCCTCTTCCCGGCCTCCGGGGCCGAGCCGTCCGCCTCCGGCTCCGGCTCgcacctccccgccgccgccgccgtcgacgaggCCGGGCAGCGCTACATCGACGCCATCAACTGCGTCTCCGCGGACGCCGTCCGCCGCAGGGAGAGCGTCGCCAGCGGCGGCTCCTCCGAGGCCTCCGAGCCCGCCGGCCTCGCCGAAGGTATGTCGCCGCGGGCCGTGCCGCCCCCTTCCGTCCCGCCTGAATATTTGTATTCGGCCGGGAGCCACACCAACCATGCTACTAGTCCCTTTCCCCAGTCACTAGGATTTTGTGCTGTCGCCGCGTCAGCTCCGGCAATGGGCATTCCGGCACACAACCCCGTGTTGCTTAGGCCGGAGCCACAAccgctgcagcctcatcaggtcGCCTCCTATGCGCCGCCGCATCAACCGGCTCCAGTTGCCTCTTATGCACAGCATCAGCAGCCGGCTCAACAGGTTGCCTCTTACGCGCCGCCACTGCAGCCTCAGGTTGCCTCCTCttatgcgccgccgccgccgcagcctcaAGTTGCTTCTTATGCGCCGCCGCAGCAGCTGCCTCAGGTTACTGCTTATACTTCGCAAATGCCACAATCATACATAGAGCCTCAACAAATCCAGTACGTCAATGCACAGCAATTTGGTCTGCATGGTGTATCTCAATCCGCTAATCTGATGCATGCGCACATGAGCCAGTATGTGCCCAGTACTCTGGGAACAAACTCCATGGCGACCACGGGTGCCCAAATTGGTGCTTTGAGGCCTGTTTCTGCAGGTACAGAACGTGTTCTGGAGAATCTTCATTTCTCACGGCCAATGCAAACTCCAGTTGATCCGAATTGCAGGGTGCTGCAGCCACTTTCAGAGCTTCCTCCTCTGCCTCATACGACTTTGCAGGCAAGTGATGCTCAGAGGTATGGCGTCCAGACGGTACTCACAAGCACAGCAAGCTCACCAGTGATAACGAGCTCAAGGGCATTCCCagtggtggtgagctcggctaccgTGCCAACACTGAG CATCCATcaagagaatgcaaccaaacaacaGGTTCCAGCTGCAATTCCAGTATCACCTGCTAATTGCATAGCAGAACCAAGAGCCGAGAGCACAGCAGGGATGGCCCAGTTTGATCCAAAACTTTCTGCTAGACATCCTGCAGTTCAAGCAGCACCATCTCAAGATGCAGGAACGTTGGTTCAACCAACCATGGTTACTGTACCTGTTTCCAGTATACCTACTTCAAATGGAGTTTTTGTAGGGCAGCCTCCACACACGCTTGCTGAAGATTTTCTCATGTATCAACGTCAGCAGCAACACCCTTACAGTATGCAAACAACTCAAGTCCTGGCAAATGGAGTCAGTAGCAATCCACAAGGGATTGATGCATTTAAGAATTCAAATCATCCAGTAGCAGAACCAATTGGAGAATATGCCCATGATGTTCCTCATGATTATGTCAGAGCTATCGATGCTCGGATGCAAGGAATTCAGTTAGGTCCTATTGCTCCTCCAGAATCTATTGTGCAAGGGAACTCGGCTATTCCCCATGGTGCTGTTGGCGATGGGATAGTTGAGAAGCCACCTGTTATTATTGATGGCAGTCCCATATACAAATCTCAAGCTGGAGGTTATCACATGGGCACTAGCAATGCTTTTCCTGTTCCTTCTTTTATCCTAGAGGACAATGTTGTGAGACATACTGAACAGCCACCTCCCTCTCGAAATGTTGGTGCCAACAATGTCTATCCTGAGATTGTCCAGCAGCCAAGTATGTTACTCAAGAACAACCTTGGTTTGCCCATTGAACATCCTGTTCCGAGCGAAAGATTTCTTTTGAGGCCTGCTTACTCTGGTGTTCAGTCTCCTGCTGGACCTCCTGCACATCATCCCGGGGAAATGCTGAATGGCATGGTTTCCGCTCCCTATAATGTTAGTAGTCAAGTTGTATTGCAGGCTGCTGCTAGTACTGATTGTGTCGAAGCTACACATGAACCAGCTTACACAGAATCTCTTTTCTCAAACCAGGATCCTTGGAAAGCAATTGGAAATGCTTCGGCAGTACCTCCAACATCAAACATGTTGGCTAAGGAACATGTTCTTTCTGGAGATCCATATGTGGATGGCCATATTCCTGCAATTACAAGTTCGAATGCTGCTATGCTATTAGAAGAAGGCAATCTTCCACTCATTCATGACCCTACTTTCAAGGATATATACCCAGAACCTGCTCAAATAAGCAAAG GATATGGAGAAGAAATTGTCAAACGGCAATTACAAGCTGTCGCGGAAGGTGTGGCAGCATCTGTTCTGCAGTCACCATTTCCTGAAAAACCAACTGAATTTTCTGGGGATCACAAAGATTTGCCTGGAGATGTAGTTGATCCAAAAAATGAG GATGCGCCGAGCAAACAGTCAGACAAAACAAGCCAAGGAGTTCCAGTTCTAGATGACATCGATAACCTTCAG ATAATAAAGAACAGTGATCTTGAAGAATTGCGTGAACTAGGTTCTGGAACCTTTGGTACTGTTTACCATGGAAAATGGAGAGGTTCTGATGTCGCTATAAAAAGGATAAGCGATCGATGTTTTGTTGGGAAACCTTCTGAGGAACAGCGCATG AAAACCGATTTCTGGAATGAAGCTTGCAAGCTTTCATCGTTGCACCATCCAAATGTCGTTGCTTTTTACGGTGTTGTTCTGGATGGACCAGGTGGATCTGTTGCAACAGTCACCGAGTACATGGCTAATGGTTCGCTTCGACAAGCATTACAAAGACATGAAAA CAGGATATTCGACAGGCGTAGGCGTCTACTAATTGTGATGGATGTTGCATTTGGTATGGAATATTTGCACGGGAGGAACATTGTGCACTTCGACTTGAAGAGTGATAATCTGCTCGTCAATCTAAGAGATCCCCAACGCCCTATATGCAAG GTCGGTGATTTGGGCTTATCAAAGGTTAAATGCCAGACACTGATCTCTGGTGGAGTGCGAGGGACACTTCCCTGGATGGCTCCTGAGCTGTTAAATGGCAGCAGTAACCTTGTTTCTGAAAAG GTTGACGTCTTCTCATTCGGAATCGTGATGTGGGAGCTGCTTACCGGTGAAGAGCCTTACGCCGACCTGCATTACGGCGCCATCATAG GTGGGATCGTGAACAACACCCTGCGGCCTCTGGTGCCCGAGTCGTGCGACCCCCAGTGGAGATCGCTGATGGAGCAGTGCTGGTTGGCCGAGCCGATGGAGCGGCCGAGCTTCACGGAGGTCGTCAAGAGGCTACGGGCCATGGCGACCTCCCCCACCAAGGCGCCGCCGCAGAAGTAG
- the LOC119331651 gene encoding uncharacterized protein LOC119331651 isoform X2, translating to MAMACRGGLAAAGDTGSPGARLAAAGEEEAGAGKVKLLCSYGGRIAPRSGDGALRYVGGQMRLISVPRAASFGDLVRKVEAVDESAAAGPAGGGGMLVKYQLPGEDLDSLVSVSCAEDYDNMLEEYEKLAAAAPDGSAKLRVFLFPASGAEPSASGSGSHLPAAAAVDEAGQRYIDAINCVSADAVRRRESVASGGSSEASEPAGLAEGMSPRAVPPPSVPPEYLYSAGSHTNHATSPFPQSLGFCAVAASAPAMGIPAHNPVLLRPEPQPLQPHQVASYAPPHQPAPVASYAQHQQPAQQVASYAPPLQPQVASSYAPPPPQPQVASYAPPQQLPQVTAYTSQMPQSYIEPQQIQYVNAQQFGLHGVSQSANLMHAHMSQYVPSTLGTNSMATTGAQIGALRPVSAGTERVLENLHFSRPMQTPVDPNCRVLQPLSELPPLPHTTLQASDAQRYGVQTVLTSTASSPVITSSRAFPVVVSSATVPTLRYDDCTMCQKILPHAHSDNMIQEQGNPGAVNYPDASPVFYSIHQENATKQQVPAAIPVSPANCIAEPRAESTAGMAQFDPKLSARHPAVQAAPSQDAGTLVQPTMVTVPVSSIPTSNGVFVGQPPHTLAEDFLMYQRQQQHPYSMQTTQVLANGVSSNPQGIDAFKNSNHPVAEPIGEYAHDVPHDYVRAIDARMQGIQLGPIAPPESIVQGNSAIPHGAVGDGIVEKPPVIIDGSPIYKSQAGGYHMGTSNAFPVPSFILEDNVVRHTEQPPPSRNVGANNVYPEIVQQPSMLLKNNLGLPIEHPVPSERFLLRPAYSGVQSPAGPPAHHPGEMLNGMVSAPYNVSSQVVLQAAASTDCVEATHEPAYTESLFSNQDPWKAIGNASAVPPTSNMLAKEHVLSGDPYVDGHIPAITSSNAAMLLEEGNLPLIHDPTFKDIYPEPAQISKGYGEEIVKRQLQAVAEGVAASVLQSPFPEKPTEFSGDHKDLPGDVVDPKNEDAPSKQSDKTSQGVPVLDDIDNLQIIKNSDLEELRELGSGTFGTVYHGKWRGSDVAIKRISDRCFVGKPSEEQRMKTDFWNEACKLSSLHHPNVVAFYGVVLDGPGGSVATVTEYMANGSLRQALQRHEKIFDRRRRLLIVMDVAFGMEYLHGRNIVHFDLKSDNLLVNLRDPQRPICKVGDLGLSKVKCQTLISGGVRGTLPWMAPELLNGSSNLVSEKVDVFSFGIVMWELLTGEEPYADLHYGAIIGGIVNNTLRPLVPESCDPQWRSLMEQCWLAEPMERPSFTEVVKRLRAMATSPTKAPPQK from the exons ATGGCGATGGCGTGCAGGGGCGGCCTGGCGGCGGCGGGGGACACGGGGAGCCCGGGCGCGCGtctggcggcggcgggggaggaggaggcgggggcGGGGAAGGTGAAGCTGCTGTGCAGCTACGGGGGGCGGATCGCGCCGAGGTCGGGGGACGGGGCGCTGCGCTACGTGGGCGGCCAGATGCGCCTCATCTCCGTGCCCCGCGCCGCCTCCTTCGGGGACCTCGTGCGCAAGGTCGAGGCCGTCGAcgagtccgccgccgccggacccgccggCGGCGGGGGGATGCTCGTCAAGTACCAGCTCCCCGGGGAGGACCTGGACTCGCTCGTCTCGGTGTCCTGCGCCGAGGACTACGACAACATGCTGGAGGAGTACGAGAAGCtggccgccgccgcgcccgacGGCTCCGCCAAGCTGCGGGTCTTCCTCTTCCCGGCCTCCGGGGCCGAGCCGTCCGCCTCCGGCTCCGGCTCgcacctccccgccgccgccgccgtcgacgaggCCGGGCAGCGCTACATCGACGCCATCAACTGCGTCTCCGCGGACGCCGTCCGCCGCAGGGAGAGCGTCGCCAGCGGCGGCTCCTCCGAGGCCTCCGAGCCCGCCGGCCTCGCCGAAGGTATGTCGCCGCGGGCCGTGCCGCCCCCTTCCGTCCCGCCTGAATATTTGTATTCGGCCGGGAGCCACACCAACCATGCTACTAGTCCCTTTCCCCAGTCACTAGGATTTTGTGCTGTCGCCGCGTCAGCTCCGGCAATGGGCATTCCGGCACACAACCCCGTGTTGCTTAGGCCGGAGCCACAAccgctgcagcctcatcaggtcGCCTCCTATGCGCCGCCGCATCAACCGGCTCCAGTTGCCTCTTATGCACAGCATCAGCAGCCGGCTCAACAGGTTGCCTCTTACGCGCCGCCACTGCAGCCTCAGGTTGCCTCCTCttatgcgccgccgccgccgcagcctcaAGTTGCTTCTTATGCGCCGCCGCAGCAGCTGCCTCAGGTTACTGCTTATACTTCGCAAATGCCACAATCATACATAGAGCCTCAACAAATCCAGTACGTCAATGCACAGCAATTTGGTCTGCATGGTGTATCTCAATCCGCTAATCTGATGCATGCGCACATGAGCCAGTATGTGCCCAGTACTCTGGGAACAAACTCCATGGCGACCACGGGTGCCCAAATTGGTGCTTTGAGGCCTGTTTCTGCAGGTACAGAACGTGTTCTGGAGAATCTTCATTTCTCACGGCCAATGCAAACTCCAGTTGATCCGAATTGCAGGGTGCTGCAGCCACTTTCAGAGCTTCCTCCTCTGCCTCATACGACTTTGCAGGCAAGTGATGCTCAGAGGTATGGCGTCCAGACGGTACTCACAAGCACAGCAAGCTCACCAGTGATAACGAGCTCAAGGGCATTCCCagtggtggtgagctcggctaccgTGCCAACACTGAGGTACGATGATTGCACGATGTGCCAGAAAATACTGCCGCATGCCCATTCGGATAACATGATACAGGAACAGGGAAATCCTGGCGCAGTGAATTATCCTGATGCTAGTCCAGTGTTTTACAGCATCCATcaagagaatgcaaccaaacaacaGGTTCCAGCTGCAATTCCAGTATCACCTGCTAATTGCATAGCAGAACCAAGAGCCGAGAGCACAGCAGGGATGGCCCAGTTTGATCCAAAACTTTCTGCTAGACATCCTGCAGTTCAAGCAGCACCATCTCAAGATGCAGGAACGTTGGTTCAACCAACCATGGTTACTGTACCTGTTTCCAGTATACCTACTTCAAATGGAGTTTTTGTAGGGCAGCCTCCACACACGCTTGCTGAAGATTTTCTCATGTATCAACGTCAGCAGCAACACCCTTACAGTATGCAAACAACTCAAGTCCTGGCAAATGGAGTCAGTAGCAATCCACAAGGGATTGATGCATTTAAGAATTCAAATCATCCAGTAGCAGAACCAATTGGAGAATATGCCCATGATGTTCCTCATGATTATGTCAGAGCTATCGATGCTCGGATGCAAGGAATTCAGTTAGGTCCTATTGCTCCTCCAGAATCTATTGTGCAAGGGAACTCGGCTATTCCCCATGGTGCTGTTGGCGATGGGATAGTTGAGAAGCCACCTGTTATTATTGATGGCAGTCCCATATACAAATCTCAAGCTGGAGGTTATCACATGGGCACTAGCAATGCTTTTCCTGTTCCTTCTTTTATCCTAGAGGACAATGTTGTGAGACATACTGAACAGCCACCTCCCTCTCGAAATGTTGGTGCCAACAATGTCTATCCTGAGATTGTCCAGCAGCCAAGTATGTTACTCAAGAACAACCTTGGTTTGCCCATTGAACATCCTGTTCCGAGCGAAAGATTTCTTTTGAGGCCTGCTTACTCTGGTGTTCAGTCTCCTGCTGGACCTCCTGCACATCATCCCGGGGAAATGCTGAATGGCATGGTTTCCGCTCCCTATAATGTTAGTAGTCAAGTTGTATTGCAGGCTGCTGCTAGTACTGATTGTGTCGAAGCTACACATGAACCAGCTTACACAGAATCTCTTTTCTCAAACCAGGATCCTTGGAAAGCAATTGGAAATGCTTCGGCAGTACCTCCAACATCAAACATGTTGGCTAAGGAACATGTTCTTTCTGGAGATCCATATGTGGATGGCCATATTCCTGCAATTACAAGTTCGAATGCTGCTATGCTATTAGAAGAAGGCAATCTTCCACTCATTCATGACCCTACTTTCAAGGATATATACCCAGAACCTGCTCAAATAAGCAAAG GATATGGAGAAGAAATTGTCAAACGGCAATTACAAGCTGTCGCGGAAGGTGTGGCAGCATCTGTTCTGCAGTCACCATTTCCTGAAAAACCAACTGAATTTTCTGGGGATCACAAAGATTTGCCTGGAGATGTAGTTGATCCAAAAAATGAG GATGCGCCGAGCAAACAGTCAGACAAAACAAGCCAAGGAGTTCCAGTTCTAGATGACATCGATAACCTTCAG ATAATAAAGAACAGTGATCTTGAAGAATTGCGTGAACTAGGTTCTGGAACCTTTGGTACTGTTTACCATGGAAAATGGAGAGGTTCTGATGTCGCTATAAAAAGGATAAGCGATCGATGTTTTGTTGGGAAACCTTCTGAGGAACAGCGCATG AAAACCGATTTCTGGAATGAAGCTTGCAAGCTTTCATCGTTGCACCATCCAAATGTCGTTGCTTTTTACGGTGTTGTTCTGGATGGACCAGGTGGATCTGTTGCAACAGTCACCGAGTACATGGCTAATGGTTCGCTTCGACAAGCATTACAAAGACATGAAAA GATATTCGACAGGCGTAGGCGTCTACTAATTGTGATGGATGTTGCATTTGGTATGGAATATTTGCACGGGAGGAACATTGTGCACTTCGACTTGAAGAGTGATAATCTGCTCGTCAATCTAAGAGATCCCCAACGCCCTATATGCAAG GTCGGTGATTTGGGCTTATCAAAGGTTAAATGCCAGACACTGATCTCTGGTGGAGTGCGAGGGACACTTCCCTGGATGGCTCCTGAGCTGTTAAATGGCAGCAGTAACCTTGTTTCTGAAAAG GTTGACGTCTTCTCATTCGGAATCGTGATGTGGGAGCTGCTTACCGGTGAAGAGCCTTACGCCGACCTGCATTACGGCGCCATCATAG GTGGGATCGTGAACAACACCCTGCGGCCTCTGGTGCCCGAGTCGTGCGACCCCCAGTGGAGATCGCTGATGGAGCAGTGCTGGTTGGCCGAGCCGATGGAGCGGCCGAGCTTCACGGAGGTCGTCAAGAGGCTACGGGCCATGGCGACCTCCCCCACCAAGGCGCCGCCGCAGAAGTAG